ACTATTCCCATTTTGCATAGTGAAAAGTGGGAAAAAGAATTGAATCAGTTTTTGCAGCAAAAGAAGGTTGTGGAAATAGACCGTCAACTGGTCAATGGCAAAAACGGAGCTTATTGGTCTTTTTGTGTGGAGTATATAGACGGTTCGAGTGCTATTTCCAACGAACAACAGCGCATCGACTACAAAAAGGTATTGGACGATGCGACTTTTCAGCGTTATTCCGCTTTGAGAGAGGTACGCAAGGTATTGGCAGAAGAAGAGGGACTGCCTGTTTTTGCGATTTGTAGCAATGCTTCTTTGTCCGAAATAGCAAAGCTGAATACCATCACCGAAAAAACAATGCAGAAAGTCAAGGGGATTGGTGAGAAAAAGGCAGCCAAATATGCGACAAGGTTTGCGGAAGGGCTTCAAAAAAAAGAAGGCAAATGAAACGGCAAGGAAACTTGATTGAACCCATTACTTCAATGGATAACCTGTATTTGGCGTATTGGAAAGCCAAAAAAGGCAAGCAAAACCGCCCTGAAGTGATTGCATTTACAAAAAACTTGCGGGAGAATCTACGCTCACTTCAAAGTGATATTCTCGAACAAACCATTGATTTTGGGGATTACCACTACTTCAAAATTTACGACCCAAAGGAGCGGCTCATCTGTGCCACGAGTTTTCGGGAACGGGTATTGCAACACGCCCTGATGAATGTCTGTCACGTTTGATGGCTCGAAAGTTCTGCTGCTTTTTTACTGATTACCAAAACAGATTACAAAAGTTTTAAAAACTTTTGTAGTCTGCGGCTCAATAGCGGTGGGTTTCGAAACCCACCGCTATTGGAAGGGAAATATCCAATCATTCCAACATCCAAATAATCACCGCATCAGATACATCTTCCCCCAACCATTCTTAAAACTACCATCAATCAACTCATTTGTTTCCAATTGTTTGATTTCCTGACCGTTCAAGCGGCTCACTACTCGATACAAATACACCCCATTCGCCAATTTGTCGCCAAATTCGTCTGTTCCATCCCATGCAAATTCGGTCAAATTTTCGCCAACATGTAGGC
The Chitinophagales bacterium genome window above contains:
- a CDS encoding HRDC domain-containing protein → MKVKIFTIPILHSEKWEKELNQFLQQKKVVEIDRQLVNGKNGAYWSFCVEYIDGSSAISNEQQRIDYKKVLDDATFQRYSALREVRKVLAEEEGLPVFAICSNASLSEIAKLNTITEKTMQKVKGIGEKKAAKYATRFAEGLQKKEGK